In the genome of Neofelis nebulosa isolate mNeoNeb1 chromosome 6, mNeoNeb1.pri, whole genome shotgun sequence, one region contains:
- the LOC131515326 gene encoding class I histocompatibility antigen, Gogo-B*0103 alpha chain-like isoform X1 yields the protein MRVVMPPTLLLLLSGALAVTQTWAGSHSLRYFYTAMSRPGLGEPRFIAVGYVDDTQFVRFDSDAPNPRMEPRAPWVEQEGPEYWDRETRNEKNNARNSRVNLNTMLRYYNQSESGSHNIQWMYGCDLGPDRRLLRGYTQWAYDGADYIALNEDVRSWTVADTAAHITRHKWEVAGAAKDWKNYLEGTCVEWLFKYLDNGKETLLRAESPNTRVTRHPISDREVTLRCWALGFYPAEITLTWQRDGQDHTQDAELVETRPAGDGTFQKWAAVVVPSGEEQRYMCHVQHEGLPKPITLRWEPSSQPPIPILGIIVAVVVLVVIVVVGAVIWRKKFSGGKGPSYFHAAHKYGGSDP from the exons ATGCGGGTCGTGATGCCACCAACTCTGCTCCTGCTGCTGTCGGGGGCCCTGGCCGTGACCCAGACCTGGGCGG GCTCCCACTCTCTGAGGTATTTCTACACCGCGATGTCCCGGCCCGGCCTCGGGGAGCCCCGCTTCATCGCCGTGGGCTACGTGGACGACACGCAGTTCGTGCGGTTCGACAGCGACGCCCCGAATCCGAGGATGGAGCCGCGGGCCCCGTGGGTGGAGCAAGAGGGGCCGGAGTATTGGGACCGGGAGACGCGGAACGAGAAGAACAACGCACGGAATTCCCGAGTGAACCTGAACACGATGCTCCGCTACTACAACCAGAGCGAGTCCG GGTCGCACAACATCCAGTGGATGTATGGCTGTGACTTGGGGCCTGACAGACGCCTCCTCCGCGGGTACACTCAGTGGGCCTACGATGGCGCGGATTACATCGCCTTGAACGAGGACGTGCGCTCCTGGACCGTGGCGGACACCGCGGCGCACATCACCCGGCACAAGTGGGAGGTGGCCGGTGCAGCGAAGGACTGGAAGAACTACCTGGAGGGCACGTGCGTGGAGTGGCTCTTCAAGTACCTGGACAACGGGAAGGAGACGCTGCTGCGCGCAG aatcTCCCAACACACGCGTGACCCGCCACCCCATCTCTGACCGTGAGGTGACCCTGaggtgctgggccctgggcttCTACCCTGCGGAGATCACCCTGACCTGGCAGCGTGATGGGCAGGACCACACCCAGGACGCAGAGCTTGTGGAGACCAGGCCTGCAGGAGATGGGACCTTCCAGAAGTGGGCAGCTGTGGTGGTGCCttctggagaggagcagagatacATGTGCCATGTGCAGCATGAGGGGCTGCCCAAACCCATCACCCTGAGATGGG AGCCATCCTCTCAGccccccatccccatcctggGCATCATTGTTGCTGTGGTTGTCCTTGTGGTCATTGTGGTGGTTGGAGCTGTGATCTGGAGGAAGAAGTTCTCAG GAGGAAAAGGACCAAGCTACTTTCATGCTGCACATAAATACGGAGGAAGTGATCCCTGA
- the LOC131515326 gene encoding class I histocompatibility antigen, Gogo-B*0103 alpha chain-like isoform X2, translated as MRVVMPPTLLLLLSGALAVTQTWAGSHSLRYFYTAMSRPGLGEPRFIAVGYVDDTQFVRFDSDAPNPRMEPRAPWVEQEGPEYWDRETRNEKNNARNSRVNLNTMLRYYNQSESGSHNIQWMYGCDLGPDRRLLRGYTQWAYDGADYIALNEDVRSWTVADTAAHITRHKWEVAGAAKDWKNYLEGTCVEWLFKYLDNGKETLLRAESPNTRVTRHPISDREVTLRCWALGFYPAEITLTWQRDGQDHTQDAELVETRPAGDGTFQKWAAVVVPSGEEQRYMCHVQHEGLPKPITLRWEPSSQPPIPILGIIVAVVVLVVIVVVGAVIWRKKFSGGKGPSYFHAAHKR; from the exons ATGCGGGTCGTGATGCCACCAACTCTGCTCCTGCTGCTGTCGGGGGCCCTGGCCGTGACCCAGACCTGGGCGG GCTCCCACTCTCTGAGGTATTTCTACACCGCGATGTCCCGGCCCGGCCTCGGGGAGCCCCGCTTCATCGCCGTGGGCTACGTGGACGACACGCAGTTCGTGCGGTTCGACAGCGACGCCCCGAATCCGAGGATGGAGCCGCGGGCCCCGTGGGTGGAGCAAGAGGGGCCGGAGTATTGGGACCGGGAGACGCGGAACGAGAAGAACAACGCACGGAATTCCCGAGTGAACCTGAACACGATGCTCCGCTACTACAACCAGAGCGAGTCCG GGTCGCACAACATCCAGTGGATGTATGGCTGTGACTTGGGGCCTGACAGACGCCTCCTCCGCGGGTACACTCAGTGGGCCTACGATGGCGCGGATTACATCGCCTTGAACGAGGACGTGCGCTCCTGGACCGTGGCGGACACCGCGGCGCACATCACCCGGCACAAGTGGGAGGTGGCCGGTGCAGCGAAGGACTGGAAGAACTACCTGGAGGGCACGTGCGTGGAGTGGCTCTTCAAGTACCTGGACAACGGGAAGGAGACGCTGCTGCGCGCAG aatcTCCCAACACACGCGTGACCCGCCACCCCATCTCTGACCGTGAGGTGACCCTGaggtgctgggccctgggcttCTACCCTGCGGAGATCACCCTGACCTGGCAGCGTGATGGGCAGGACCACACCCAGGACGCAGAGCTTGTGGAGACCAGGCCTGCAGGAGATGGGACCTTCCAGAAGTGGGCAGCTGTGGTGGTGCCttctggagaggagcagagatacATGTGCCATGTGCAGCATGAGGGGCTGCCCAAACCCATCACCCTGAGATGGG AGCCATCCTCTCAGccccccatccccatcctggGCATCATTGTTGCTGTGGTTGTCCTTGTGGTCATTGTGGTGGTTGGAGCTGTGATCTGGAGGAAGAAGTTCTCAG GAGGAAAAGGACCAAGCTACTTTCATGCTGCACATAA GCGATGA